From Pyrenophora tritici-repentis strain M4 chromosome 1, whole genome shotgun sequence, the proteins below share one genomic window:
- a CDS encoding AtoA, Acyl CoA:acetate-3-ketoacid CoA transferase, beta subunit, with amino-acid sequence MPSISLTLRTARTFSRSTTKTYLNLSRSFSSSLRRNEINKVYPSAAAAIEDMSSDSTLLCGGFGLSGVPDTLIEQVKNTPHITGLTAVSNNAGVVGGGLGLLLESKQVKKMIASYVGENKVLEQMYLTGELELELTPQGTLAERCRAGGAGIPAFYTPAAFGTVVQTGELALKHNGDGTVAQYSTPRDVKVFAGKSYIMEESIKGDYAFIKAYKADRLGNVQFRFSAQNFNGAMARNAKITIKIEKVVNAKDPNEALAADLGKGDTASKRERIVRRAAKEFKNGMYANLGIGMPMLAPSFVDPSVEVQLQSENGILGLGPYPQKGTEDPDLINAGKETVTLLPGASCFGSEESFGMIRAGKINLTILGAMQVSAHGDLANWMLPGKVKGFGGAMDLVSNPQMTKVVVTMEHTDKKGRPKILKQCEFPLTGKACVSRIITDLCVFDVDFTQGLTLIELADGVTVDEVRSKTGATFKEAAEIKPML; translated from the exons ATGCCGTCGATATCCCTCACCCTCCGCACAGCGCGTACTTTTTCGCGAAGCACCACAAAA ACATATCTTAACCTCTCTCGCTCCTTCTCGTCATCGCTTCGTCGCAATGAGATCAACAAGGTGTACCCAAGCGCTGCAGCCGCAATTGAAGACATGTCTTCCGACAGCACGCTTCTGTGCGGTGGTTTCGGACTCTCAGGTGTCCCAGATACGCTTATCGAACAAGTAAAAAACACCCCACACATTACCGGCCTAACCGCCGTATCCAACAACGCCGGCGTTGTGGGAGGAGGTCTGGGTTTACTACTAGAAAGCAAACAAGTCAAGAAGATGATTGCAAGCTACGTAGGCGAGAACAAGGTTCTCGAGCAAATGTACCTCACAGGAGAACTAGAGTTGGAACTCACACCCCAGGGAACACTAGCAGAAAGATGTAGAGCAGGCGGTGCCGGCATCCCCGCATTCTACACACCCGCCGCCTTTGGCACCGTCGTCCAAACAGGAGAACTAGCACTCAAGCATAACGGCGATGGCACCGTCGCCCAATACTCGACACCCCGCGACGTCAAAGTCTTCGCGGGCAAGAGCTACATAATGGAAGAAAGCATAAAAGGCGACTACGCCTTCATCAAAGCCTACAAAGCCGACCGCCTAGGAAACGTGCAATTCCGCTTCTCCGCCCAAAACTTCAACGGCGCCATGGCCCGCAATGCCAAAATCACAATC AAGATTGAAAAAGTAGTAAACGCAAAAGACCCAAACGAAGCCCTCGCTGCCGACCTCGGCAAAGGCGACACGGCATCGAAACGCGAACGCATCGTCCGTCGCGCCGCTAAGGAATTCAAAAACGGCATGTATGCAAACCTAGGTATCGGCATGCCCATGCTCGCCCCTTCCTTCGTAGACCCCTCAGTAGAAGTCCAATTGCAGTCTGAAAATGGTATCTTGGGTCTAGGCCCTTACCCGCAAAAAGGAACAGAAGACCCAGACCTCATCAACGCGGGTAAGGAGACGGTTACTTTACTCCCCGGTGCTTCGTGCTTTGGGTCTGAAGAGTCGTTCGGCATGATCCGTGCTGGTAAAATCAATCTCACTATCCTCGGTGCGATGCAAGTTTCCGCACATGGCGATTTGGCGAATTGGATGTTGCCCGGCAAAGTCAAGGGGTTTGGAGGCGCCATGGATCTGGTTAGTAATCCGCAGATGACCAAGGTGGTGGTTACTATGGAGCATACGGATAAGAAGGGGAGGCCGAAGATTTTGAAACAGTGTGAGTTTCCGCTTACGGGCAAGGCGTGTGTTAGTCGGATTATCACGGATTTG TGTGTATTCGACGTCGATTTTACTCAGGGTCTGACGCTCATTGAGCTCGCGGATGGTGTTACCGTGGATGAAGTGCGGTCCAAGACGGGTGCGACGTTCAAGGAAGCGGCTGAGATTAAGCCCATGTTGTAG
- a CDS encoding Fungal-trans domain containing protein, whose product MKLACTRCKRKKIKCGRNEPICQQCIAANAECQYVERRPRPRGLGKHRNAIEHLQQRLELLEKQTSSTSDEDTPSVSTSEPRPGTAQSNALPPWPETSSGVDDGQESWVYRLASATRRHFQTQATPAATPGQTPRSDQARDRIDSSLVLLNEALDDLGNLRLRTEAHNVVLDLSPTEARAYIDSFGNLKDAMAVPGVFAFSTIDIKFLRALPEMIDSPHIVVKSGTRVMYYNALYYGLLEELGPGHSLTTKAYMKVLESVPAWLEDTDMTDLDGNTAALTAWTAINNHDYQLAWKFHCKSIFYLRARGIDQLDVTPTRSFEEEAERVAHRYLYWHILSIDMMFQLFFGKPAMMRWSPNNVRPPDFYRDTDASAAKITTTIVWIRITRLATETLNLASNTKDNIEGVALEVDKLCLQLEGIMAEWKLERLMDDEDISNDYRCLIIDAVMTIYAIIIGMQRLVQKTRPGARTLHAARRIVTLIIEFYASPTLTNRSRTVCTHFMTFFPFCAIFTLYEHIIACLEPEECDSDIQALENMGLAMAQISTERPGFVPFAKTIDALNKVSRILLEERRLARTTDVVRQVDSGAMEGVDLPWAGFDAFQNLVATELPDFDLSTFPPLPDYSMDVEGDFYPSGFFRALENDFMR is encoded by the exons ATGAAGCTTGCC TGCACTCGCTGCAAGCGCAAGAAG ATCAAGTGTGGTAGGAACGAACCAATATGTCAACAATGCATTGCAGCGAATGCAGAATGCCAATATGTGGAACGACGCCCAAGACCCCGAGGATTGGGGAAACACAGAAACGCTATCGAGCATCTACAACAGCGACTAGAGCTACTCGAAAAGCAGACCAGCAGCACGAGTGACGAAGACACTCCCTCTGTCTCAACGTCAGAGCCAAGACCAGGAACTGCTCAAAGCAATGCACTCCCACCATGGCCAGAGACGTCATCAGGTGTAGATGATGGGCAGGAGTCATGGGTTTATCGACTAGCTTCAGCAACGAGACGGCACTTCCAAACTCAAGCAACTCCAGCTGCGACGCCGGGCCAGACGCCTCGAAGCGATCAGGCCCGTGACCGCATCGATAGCTCCCTGGTGTTGCTGAACGAGGCTCTTGATGACCTGGGCAATCTGAGACTTCGCACAGAGGCGCATAATGTAGTACTTGATCTATCTCCTACAGAGGCACGAGCGTATATTGACTCATTTGGAAATCTCAAGGATGCCATGGCCGTGCCAGGCGTCTTTGCATTCTCCACGATTGACATCAAATTTCTTCGAGCGCTTCCAGAGATGATAGATTCACCCCATATCGTCGTAAAGTCAGGAACGCGCGTCATGTACTACAACGCATTGTACTACGGGCTTCTTGAAGAACTTGGCCCAGGACATTCCCTAACAACGAAAGCGTACATGAAAGTCCTTGAGAGCGTACCAGCCTGGCTCGAAGACACCGATATGACAGACCTGGACGGGAATACTGCTGCCCTGACTGCATGGACCGCGATTAACAATCACGACTATCAGCTGGCATGGAAGTTTCATTGTAAAAGCATATTTTATCTTCGAGCCAGAGGTATAGATCAGCTCGACGTCACGCCGACGAGGAGTTTTGAGGAAGAAGCTGAGAGAGTTGCGCACCGGTATCTTTACTGGCACATCTTATCCATTGACATGATGTTTCAGTTGTTTTTTGGGAAGCCCGCTATGATGCGGTGGTCGCCTAACAATGTCCGGCCACCGGATTTCTATCGTGATACAGACGCCTCAGCGGCGAAAATCACCACGACTATTGTCTGGATACGGATCACACGTCTAGCCACAGAAACGCTTAATCTTGCCAGTAACACAAAGGACAATATTGAAGGTGTTGCCCTTGAGGTTGACAAACTCTGTCTTCAACTCGAAGGCATTATGGCCGAGTGGAAACTAGAAAGGCTTATGGACGACGAAGACATATCAAACGACTACCGCTGTCTCATTATAGATGCTGTTA TGACTATATACGCTATCATCATCGGTATGCAGAGACTAGTCCAGAAGACCAGACCAGGAGCTAGAACACTCCACGCTGCTCGACGAATTGTGACTCTTATCATCGAGTTCTATGCGAGCCCGACCCTGACCAACAGGTCTAGGACTGTTTGCACCCA TTTTATGACATTTTTCCCCTTCTGTGCCATCTTCACTCTATACGAGCACATCATTGCCTGCCTTGAGCCCGAAGAATGTGATAGCGACATCCAGGCCCTAGAAAACATGGGGCTTGCCATGGCGCAGATTTCGACTGAACGCCCTGGCTTTGTGCCATTTGCGAAAACAATTGATGCATTGAATAAAGTATCGCGCATTCTACTGGAGGAGAGACGCTTGGCAAGAACGACGGATGTAGTAAGACAAGTCGACTCTGGCGCTATGGAGGGCGTGGATCTCCCTTGGGCAGGATTTGATGCTTTTCAAAATCTTGTCGCAACCGAGTTACCAGACTTTGATCTATCGACTTTCCCACCGCTCCCAGACTACTCCATGGATGTGGAAGGAGATTTCTATCCCTCTGGCTTTTTTAGAGCCTTGGAGAATGATTTTATGAGATAA